A segment of the Lycium ferocissimum isolate CSIRO_LF1 chromosome 5, AGI_CSIRO_Lferr_CH_V1, whole genome shotgun sequence genome:
AAGAAAGGGAAAACAGAAAAGCAAAAGCATCTTAAACTATCTAAATTGCTCAACTTATAATAACGTTTTGTTAGAACAACTTATTTAGACATAGAAAGAAATTATATTTCTGGGGTGATTCTTTTGTTTTTATACTATTGAAGTATGTGGCCATCTCATATAAAAAGCTTAATTTGTTagagacaacaacaacaacaacaacatacccagtgtggtcccacaagtggggtttgggagAGAGAGCAcaacttatattttattaattatatctCCACCATGCCCCCCACGTGCGGGCTTGATTCTTTTTATGAGCCAAGCACGTCAAAATTCTAACTCAAACCCAGGACCGCCTGATTTGATACCAAGTTAAGTGTGTGAATAACTGATCTACAAGCTTAAGctgttttatttaatttattatagCTCCAACATATACGTTTTGGTATAGTTGTAAACAGGGTTCAAATGCCCCTTTCCCCACTATTTATAACTTTTTCGATAAAACTACTAAATTGTATATCTAGTTGCCGTGCACAATACTAGAAGTTGATTAGCGATAAAAAGATCCGCACACCTTGGCTGGTGAACAACCATGCAAATGTTTACACCTTCAAGAGCTTCACGTCTAAGAGCTTTAAGAAGTAGGTTAGAAGATGAGCTGTCTAAACCAGATGTAGGTTCATCCAAGATCAGCAGTGAAGGTTCCATCACCATTTCCATCCCCACGTTTACTCGTTTCCTCTGTCCACCAGAAATTCCACGCCTCTCAACAGTTCCAACCAGGGAATCTCTAACTGCCTGAAGACCCAATGATTCAATAACTCTTTCAACTACAAGAACCTTATCAGCCTTTGGCAAGTCTGCAGCTAGTCTTTACGATGTTGAGGGTTCAACAGAAGACATAAAATGACAATAAGAAAATGAGAACAAACATTTAGATGTCAAGTTAATCAAACTTGCTCCAAATGTACACTTGGAATAACATCTTATGCGCAAGAAAAACGTAGAATACATGGAGGACAAATTTTCCAACTACTTAATAACAGGCATGTAGTAGAGCCTCAAGATATAGTTGaacaaagaaattaataaaGCCTTAGTAGGCGTTTCGCcatatatttcaaatatttttcactttatttggaatttatgaagttggagttgaagatggactTGTGTTTGGTATTACTTTTTTGAGAATAGaacactttatttggaatttataaAGATAAAGTTGGGAAACAGGTTTGGAGCACTTTCCCAAATCTGGAATTCAACTCCAAGTtggatttgaaaattttataaccaaacactgattttgaaataaaatgaaatattattctagaaaaaagagagaataattctcatggccaaatggctCCTTAGTGACGTATCCACAATAGTAGCAGCAGGTTGGAACCAACAGCTTCCGATTTGAACCTTCTATACATGTGGAAATTAGGAATAGATGAGGTTATTATATTTTTGGACCCACATTTTCAACTACGAACTCAGGGCGTGGAATTGTGGATATTTCAAATAGAGCCTATATAACCTAAGATTAGCACACCCTACATAACAGTTCATCCAACAagatttaaaagagaagaaacgGGTTGTTACTGCAAAGACAAGGCAAGATACTGAAAAATTAAACAGGCATTAAGTGTCATATAAACACTTGCTAAATGTAGAATGACCCTCAGGAGACACAATCACCATGAGTGAAAAACTAAAAGAGTTGTCGAAGTTTATGCATTTCTGGAGAACATATATAGATTTACCAATAGCTAAGGTGTTAAATGCAACTAAACCCTGGGTTAAGATAATTGTaagacaaaataaatgaaaCATCACAAGTTTACACTCATTGATAAGGTTTTCtaccatttctttccttttatattCACAAAATTCCGGAGTTATCTTTTCAACTTGGCTGGTAAATAGAAAGCAAATAAAAGTTTAAAGAAGGATGAAAAGCAAAATAACAATTCAAATACTTCCATTTCAACAAAACTTAAAAAAGGAAAGTGCTCCTCAGTCTCTCAAAGATAATATGGGCAAGATGCAGAATGTGTTTTAACTGATACCTGCATCTTGCATTAAACCGAAGGTTCTCTTCGACAGTGAGGTTTCCATGGACTATATCATCTTGGGCAACATAACCTATAATTTTCTTGTACGAATCCATAGATTCTGCCCTTCCATTTATGAGAACCATCCCAGATAACGTGCACTGCGTTATCTTACCAGCCACTGCAGAAAGAAAAGTAGTCTTCCCTGCCCCAGACGGGCCCATGACAGCAGAAATCCGACCAGGCATAAGTTTTCCAGTAACTGACCTCATCAAATGTTTGTGCTTCTTTTTCAGAGTAATAGTCAGATCTTTGAAAGCAATCTCAATAGGAGGCCTAGTTTTAATCTCAGTATTATCATCTGTTGCCATTGAGATAACTCCTGAGAATGTCATATTCTTAGTTTTTTGCTCCATAGCTTTCTCTTTCTCAAGCTGACCATACGcatatttaaaaatttggcTCCTCGTATGCAGTTGTTTAGCATTGAGCGCCTGCTTCTTTATATTCTTATCTCCAATCTGCATATGGAACCCCTCAATATTATCCGACTCATTTTCAATTGAATGCATCATTTTTGTTAGATCACTTtgtccttttttctttcctttcgaaGATCCAGCTGAACTGCTTGGACCTTTAGGTGGTATGGATGATGCTTCATCATTAGTTTTAGGTAGGTTGAAACCTCCTCTTGGTCCTTGCTTCACACTCGTTTTCTTCGAGAACGTGCGAGATAACTGTTGTTGCAATCCAAAAGCACGTTTCTTAGCAACATCTTTTACTAATCCCCACCTTTCTCTTGCCTGTGCAGTTTCTCGCGCATGTCTTGCCGCAGCTTCCCTCGACTTGGCGACTCTTCGATACTTAGTATTTATGACTTGATCAGAGCAATTATAAACGAGGATCAGTATAAAACTCAAAACACCCTACATGTAAAGGTGAAGAAAGGTCAGATACTATGCAAAAAAACAGGAAGGAAATAGCACAAAATAAGATAAAGCACTCGAGCAAATTAGAATAGAACTCAATATGAACTAATATCAAGTTTATACTAGTTAAgagttaaaaagaaaagatgaaaataaactAGAAAGAACAATGGTTGTGCAATTTAAAAGAAACTGGAAACATTTCAAAATGTGGTCAGATTTGCAAAAGTAGCCAGATATCTAAAATTGGTCATATTTTGCAAAACTGGACAGATCTGCAAATTTCAATTAAGAAAAATCGATCATTAAATTCTGAATAAAAGAGTTGCTCTCTCATACTTCAGTGAAAAAGATAGAGGTTGAGACACTGAAAAAATCTAAGCATCCAAACCCAAGACCATAAGATaataagtgaaattttgaattaattcaaCACCTAATAATCTCCTATGAAAACCCGTACACAAAATGTGGGACGGGTTTTCTAACATAAAATGGTATTCTACATAGCAACACCTGCCTTTTTTAACTCCCTTTTTTCCCAATTTACGTGAAGGTGTTTGACCAGACTCGGAGTTTTAGAatgaaatgaagacttttgaaacttgtggtccaaaataaatCAAAGATACTTGTGGCTATATATCATCTCagtaggggtaaaatgggaagtttaaagtcaaaaagtactataagtcacaataattaacaatttaaaattatttaaaggGCATACGAAAAATTTGTGGTCAAAGATGTTCTTGTTTGGCTCTCGAAAaacgaaaagtatcacataaattcaGATAGAGGGAGTACAAAATATAGgaagatgtcattctttttggactaactaaaaaggaaagagtgtcacataaattgggacagagggagtaagcCCCCTCAAACATTGACTTAAAACCGTGACAGCTTTTGGTAAATCCTCAGTCAATGTAAATCAAAGAACCAATTTAAGGAATATAGTGTATTttcatgaaaagaaattaaattgacTAAACTAAGAGTCCACTTACAATAAGGATAAAACCATATACATGCAGCTTTTGTTTATCTGATTGTGCGTGGCATTGACTCAACTTGATGCATGCTGCAATGGTCAAAATGCCAAAAATGAACATCTTTGTTTGCTGTCATCGTAAATGTAACATTGAAGCAAAAAATTAACTTAACAGATCCCCAAGTAAAACAATTGATACTAGTGTTGATTTGTACATTTTCATGCAAGAACTATCTGGATATTTAAATAAGACTTCTTTTAAACAGAAATCAGAGTACCGTTTGCCTAAGAAATAAGTTCTCTGTAAGCCTATACAATAAAGTCGAGACAACAACCCATACCCTCAACTAATATGAGACTCTAAAGTGTCTCAAGATGAGACTCTAAAGGTAACTGAGAGGTGGAAACTAAAGGCCAAGACCGACTTAGTACAATAAAGTGGACTAGATGAGATCCTAAACAATGGACATTAGATATAGTCCAGTCTGTGCTGGAacatattactccctctgttctaATTTTTGTGAAGGTGTTTCACCGGGCACGGagattaagaaagaaagaaaggaaggcttttgaaacttatagtttaaaataagccataaaaacTTTTATGGCAAGAAATCAtatcattaagggtaaaatgtaaagtttaaagttaaattgttactaataTAGAAAGATATCAATTTTTTGGGACTGATTAGAAAGGAAAGAGTGTcgcataaattgagacagagggagtaatatatagTGGTTGTAATCTCCAGTTTACCAAGCTAAGCTATCAAAGCTTCCTAGAATCAAGAGGATTTACGTTTCGGTTCCGTAGAGCCCTTCCTGCAGTAATTTCTGGAAATACACAAATAGAAACATAGTAAGTTAAGATCGTACTAGAGTTTTTACAAAGTGATGGTAATTAATGCAACGGAAATTCTAGTTCAAGTTAAATTCAATACCCTTCCGAGCAAGTAACCTTTTTGGTGGTAGTCGGACAATAAGATCCTGGTGAGCAGAATAACTCTCCACCACTTGTTTCACTACCCCAAAGATCAGCTGCTCCACAAGTGTGATTTACCTTGCCTGGAGGTAATTGGTATGAATATCTGGAAATTTTCTTTACCAAACACGTATTAGCTGATCATAATATGACTATAGAAGGCATGCTGAAATAGGATAAGCAAAAGTGGAGCTAGAAAAACTTACGGATCACATACACCagttgttttgttgagtgtaGCACGAGGACAGTAAGCTCCTAACGGACAAGCTGCATAACATATAATAGGGATCCTTCAGATTAAATACAAAACCTCAAGGTTTAAAAAGCTTATTCATCAATTTCAAAGGTAGGATGGAGTTCAATAAGGAATGTAAGTTACTCACAAAGCTTTTTGAAAGAGAGATAACAAAAATTTTATTTGGCAAAACATACATTCAATTTGGTAGCATTCATATACTCCTTccttttcaatttgtttgtcgtAGTGTGACTGGGGACGTAgtttaaaaaagtaaagaagacttttaaatcttgtagtcttaaactaaagatatgtataatCTACCCAAATCCCCTTTAATGTGGTCTTAAACCTCAAGCATGTCGGATGTTGAAACTAAAGAGTTGAAAAATTAGGAAAGAGACATCcttttttaaacagactaaaagggaaagtaaaacaaacaaattgaaacaaaaggAGTATTTGTCAAGACATAATTTAATTTGGTAGCATTCATTCTAATTTACATCATTGTTAATGCAGAGGTTGCTAGTGTTGTAGATTGAGTGTTTCAGGACAAGACTGGACTCACTAACAAACACTTCACACCTTCATCAAGGACAAGCCTAGACTCATTACAAAAGCTCTGAACACGCCTTCATTTCCATGCAAGAAGTAACGTATATCCATAATAACTAAGCAAAATAGTGACAGTGACTTTTATCACAGATGAATGAAATTGAGCATTACACAATATCTGCAAACAGAGGAATTAAATACTTTTGCAACAGCTAGGTTACCAAAAGGTTGTTTTTAGTACTTATAACTTAAATCCTTACATATATTACGTACAAAATCTTCTAAACACATTTCCAAGCCAACTATTGAGGAATGGGTTTTAGTTCTACGCATTCAtggttaaaaaatatttacatgaTGGTAAATCTCTAATCTAGTTAGTAACTTGTAAAAATGGTATATAACCTTCCATCACTGGTTAAACTACACTGATAATGTTAAAAAAACCTCTTTACACAATCAATTCATTTATAtggtacaacaacaacatacccagtgaaatcccacaacgtggggtttggggagggtagagtgtacccTACCTTGGAAAGTAGAGAGGTTTTATCCGAGAGaacctcggctcaagagaaagctTGACaaaaaaggtcagataaggacaagcaattcaaagcagtatgaaaaatgaaaataacgaaagcgaaaAAGCCATGATAAAGCAGAAAAAAGGAGCAGTAGGTACAACAGATAaacaagataatcaaagtacaagaaacaacaatagTAGTAGAAATCCAAGGACGAGAAACTATAGAGCAATACTGTGAGTCTGTGACTACTAGTATGAAATTCACTTATATGGTAATAACTGGTAAATCTCTATGATAACTGACCTGCTATCACAGGTTAAACTACATTGATAACACAAGAATCTTTATACTACCGGTgcatataatttaaaatattgagaAGGGAGTCGATAGATATGCTTACGTATCATGCAAGTCAAGCCTCGAGGGCAAAAAAAACCCTCACAACAAGGTTGATTGTCACGAGTCCGATCAGGCATATCTTTTGCATTCTTAAGGTCAACTTTCTGATTCGTACCAACACTGCAAGACCAGCCTGGTTCACATCCAGGAACCCATGATGTCAAGTTACAGTTCCTATTGGGTCTTAAGACTTGAGTTTTTTTGGCTGATTTTGTATCCAGAAAACTTGAGAAGTAGAACTTCATCTCTGCAGCGTTACATAGCCTCTGTGTCACGTCTGTTAAAATGACCAGCATATCGTTAGTGATTAAGGGTATCAGAATTTGAACAAGCAAAATTTCGATGCACAAATAGGAAACAAAATGACAAGAACTTCCACTTGATTTTTGTAGCTTGTTTCTTTTAGGAGTCGTTTGGTTGCTAGTTCGGAACTGAATTATAATCAGCATAACCAGTACCAAGTTTGGTAGCATTTTAGTtgctatgtataaaattcagCACATCAAGTACGATTTCTAGTTACCAACTTACGATCCCGCATAACTAATGCAAGTATGagttatgagggaatctatgtattatgtagggaagaagatggaataacaaattacataaattacTAAACCCTGCATAACTAAACTCTGCATAACTAATCCCTGCATAACTAGTCCCtgcattactaatacctgcataattCTATcagaaccaaacgaccccttagagcTTAAGTTATACACATAGACAGTGTGAAGCATGTCAGGCTTAACATGGAGAGTTATGTGTCAGCGAAAAGAACATAAACCCTTTCTTTAATATGCCCCATGAATTGATAAAAACCGGTCATTTCAAGTGTCAACTGTTAATCATAGTATATTCCGAATCTTGAATTCATTTGAGAAGACAAAGTGGTGACCAAAATAATTGCCAGCAAGTTCATTAAAATCGACGCATGCCAAAAGCATCTTGTGACTAAAAGCCTAAGCGAATTACATACGATAAACAAAACTAATGCAAGAAATAATGACAACTTATAATTTTTGTTTACAATTAAGCATGATTAAGGTTTTTGATTATATGAAGCTAGTAAACTCTTAGAGCTCTCCACCTTAACGTGTACGTGACCACATAATTGATTACAACAACGAAAAAAGAATCAATACCATTGGTCTCTTTAAAGCAATTGTTTAAGAATTCCAAGTTTTTGCGAAAATTAAATGCCTCAAACAACTCAGCATCCCTAAAACAAGAAAAGATTAAGTTTATAATTAGAAAAatagaagtatatatatacataaatcataATTATGTTAAACTATAATGCAAAATTAACACTTACACATCATTAATGCAGAATCCCAAAGCTTTGGTGATATCAGTATGGAATACCTTTGTAAGATTTGCAAGTTGATTATAAATGAAAGATGCAAGAACGGGTACAGCAGTATTAGCAGGAGATTGTTTACTACTTGAACACAAAATACATGGGGAAAAACCCAAAACAAGAATCATAAACAAATAATAACAGGGTAACCATATCCTAGTTTTACCCATTTCATCTAATATTTCCAAATTAGTAATGCCTAAGGAAGATTAATTTCCAAGAAAAATGCCACCACTTATGAAACATTAAACtcaagaaaatagaaaataaaaacaacccAAGAACCAAAATGATGAAACTTTTCAAGGGGTGAAGGACATTTTTTCAAGACAATAGAAAACTGAAACAACCCAAgaatcaaaaaatatatataatttcaataAATGAAGgacaatttttcaaaatattaggAAATAAAACAACCCAAGAAccaaaaaagatgaaatttttCAGGGGTGAAGgacatttttcaagaaaatggaatataGAAACAACTCAAGAACcaaaaagataaattttttCAAGGGGTGAGGGGCATTTTCtcaagaaaatagaaaatgaaaaCAACCCAAGAACTAAAAAGatgatatttttcaagaaaatgggaAATAGGAACAATTCAAGAGCcaaaaagatgaaatttttaAAGGGATGAAGGacaatttttcaagaa
Coding sequences within it:
- the LOC132058529 gene encoding putative white-brown complex homolog protein 30, encoding MGKTRIWLPCYYLFMILVLGFSPCILCSSSKQSPANTAVPVLASFIYNQLANLTKVFHTDITKALGFCINDVDAELFEAFNFRKNLEFLNNCFKETNDVTQRLCNAAEMKFYFSSFLDTKSAKKTQVLRPNRNCNLTSWVPGCEPGWSCSVGTNQKVDLKNAKDMPDRTRDNQPCCEGFFCPRGLTCMIPCPLGAYCPRATLNKTTGVCDPYSYQLPPGKVNHTCGAADLWGSETSGGELFCSPGSYCPTTTKKVTCSEGNYCRKGSTEPKPCIKLSQCHAQSDKQKLHVYGFILIGVLSFILILVYNCSDQVINTKYRRVAKSREAAARHARETAQARERWGLVKDVAKKRAFGLQQQLSRTFSKKTSVKQGPRGGFNLPKTNDEASSIPPKGPSSSAGSSKGKKKGQSDLTKMMHSIENESDNIEGFHMQIGDKNIKKQALNAKQLHTRSQIFKYAYGQLEKEKAMEQKTKNMTFSGVISMATDDNTEIKTRPPIEIAFKDLTITLKKKHKHLMRSVTGKLMPGRISAVMGPSGAGKTTFLSAVAGKITQCTLSGMVLINGRAESMDSYKKIIGYVAQDDIVHGNLTVEENLRFNARCRLAADLPKADKVLVVERVIESLGLQAVRDSLVGTVERRGISGGQRKRVNVGMEMVMEPSLLILDEPTSGLDSSSSNLLLKALRREALEGVNICMVVHQPSYTLYKMFDDLVLLAKGGLVAYHGPVKKVEEYFASLGITVPDRVNPPDHFIDILEGMVKPGGGVTVEQLPVRWMLHNGYPVPPDMMQLCDQIAMSSKGVAAAPDQSFSVDGWHEKRDSLSHSLLKPHDLSNRNTPGVNRQYRYYLGRVGKQRLREAQVQGADYLILLVAGACLGILSNQKGDTFGYYGYMYSVIAVSLLCKIAALRSFSLDKLEYWRERESGMSSLAYFLSKDTIDHFNTLIKPLVFLSMFYFLNSPRSTFGDNYLVFLCLVYCVTGIAYVFAICFAPGQAQLWCVLVPVVLTLIANQEPDGTVGKYVAKFCYPRWAMEAFVVASAQRYSGVWLITRCGKLLELGFDVHNWTYSLILLVLTGVVSRLIAYLCLVCIKKK